In Sandaracinaceae bacterium, the following are encoded in one genomic region:
- a CDS encoding SDR family oxidoreductase: MSLYAWFKSAGPSGFGYASTAEEVTDGVDLSGKTVLITGINSGLGAETARVLHMRGARILGAARTLAKARDALASLGKDAVPLACELSEPASVRACVETASAHGPIDVLLCNAGIMALPERTLAHGQELQFLTNHVGHFMLVTGLLDQLTDDGRVVMLSSAAHNWAPPGGIQLDDLTFEQGYTPNKAYGQSKLANLLFARSLAKRFEGTRKTANALHPGVIDTNLGRHLPGVARALMPVLSALAFKSIPQGAATQCYVAAHPAAAEINGEYFSDCNVAKSSRHGRDLELAEKLWDRTEEIVRGFDEAPAENEARP, from the coding sequence ATGTCGCTCTACGCATGGTTCAAGAGCGCCGGCCCCAGCGGGTTCGGCTACGCGTCCACGGCCGAAGAGGTCACCGATGGGGTGGACCTGAGCGGCAAGACGGTCCTGATCACGGGGATCAACTCCGGGCTTGGGGCGGAGACGGCGCGGGTGCTGCACATGCGCGGGGCGCGGATCCTCGGCGCGGCGCGCACGCTCGCCAAGGCGCGAGACGCCCTGGCGTCGCTGGGGAAAGACGCGGTCCCGCTCGCGTGCGAGCTGTCGGAGCCCGCCTCGGTCAGGGCCTGCGTGGAGACGGCCTCCGCGCACGGACCCATCGACGTGCTCCTCTGCAACGCGGGCATCATGGCGCTGCCCGAGCGGACCCTGGCCCACGGCCAGGAGCTGCAGTTCCTCACCAACCACGTCGGCCACTTCATGCTCGTGACGGGCCTGCTCGATCAGCTCACCGACGACGGGCGCGTGGTGATGCTCTCGAGCGCGGCCCACAACTGGGCGCCGCCGGGCGGCATCCAGCTCGACGATCTGACCTTCGAGCAGGGCTACACGCCGAACAAGGCGTACGGGCAGTCCAAGCTGGCCAACCTGCTCTTCGCCCGCTCGCTGGCCAAGCGCTTCGAGGGCACGCGCAAGACCGCGAACGCGCTCCATCCCGGCGTGATCGACACCAACCTCGGCCGTCACCTCCCCGGCGTGGCCCGCGCGCTCATGCCCGTCCTGTCCGCGCTCGCCTTCAAGAGCATCCCGCAGGGCGCGGCGACCCAGTGCTACGTGGCCGCTCACCCCGCGGCGGCGGAGATCAACGGCGAGTACTTCTCGGATTGCAACGTGGCCAAGTCCTCACGGCACGGCCGGGACCTCGAGCTGGCCGAGAAGCTCTGGGACCGCACCGAGGAGATCGTGCGCGGCTTCGACGAGGCGCCGGCCGAGAACGAAGCGCGCCCGTAA
- a CDS encoding DoxX family protein, translating into MKITLWILQVLLAAAFGMAGAMKLATPIDELVASGMAFAADFPWMARLAGGAEVLGAIGLILPAATRIKPGLTPLAAASLGLVMLLALVLHLVRGEIAGLGAPAVLMTLSLFVAWGRWKKAPITPRGVDRTGSLASA; encoded by the coding sequence ATGAAGATCACGCTCTGGATCCTGCAGGTGCTCCTCGCCGCCGCGTTCGGCATGGCGGGCGCGATGAAGCTGGCCACGCCCATCGACGAGCTGGTGGCGAGCGGGATGGCCTTCGCGGCCGACTTCCCGTGGATGGCGCGTCTGGCGGGCGGCGCGGAGGTGCTCGGCGCGATCGGGCTGATCCTGCCCGCGGCGACCCGCATCAAGCCAGGCCTGACGCCCCTCGCGGCGGCCAGCCTGGGCCTGGTGATGCTGCTCGCGCTGGTGTTGCACCTCGTGCGCGGCGAGATCGCCGGGCTCGGCGCGCCGGCCGTGCTCATGACGCTCAGCCTCTTCGTCGCCTGGGGCCGCTGGAAGAAGGCGCCGATCACGCCCCGCGGCGTCGATCGGACGGGCTCGCTCGCCTCCGCCTGA
- a CDS encoding LysR family transcriptional regulator, producing the protein MVALVQPKGVNLVDLDAFVRVVETGSLTGAAEQLGVPKSTVSRRVARLEDALGLPLLTRSARSVTVTEDGLRLHARSAPALRQLAEVERELDDRAETPTGVLRLTTPQDLGHSTGFARLLTDFRERFPEVIVEVELTNRVLDLAAEGFDLALRPNAPSVGGGGLVGRRIATHGAGLYASPAYLARRGRPELPGSLAGHDLVHHRVLPRDRVVLRRDDDTEVELAAKSVMICNDFWLVAAAAVQGGGVAVIPEMMAEPHVERGELERLFPALSAMRGSLWVVWPEGRHLAPRVRAFVDHIVDRSGRPELWR; encoded by the coding sequence ATGGTTGCCCTGGTGCAACCTAAAGGCGTGAACCTGGTGGATCTCGACGCGTTCGTCCGGGTGGTGGAGACGGGCAGCCTGACCGGCGCGGCCGAGCAGCTCGGGGTCCCGAAGTCCACCGTCAGCCGCCGGGTGGCCCGGCTCGAGGACGCGCTGGGGCTGCCGCTGCTGACGCGCTCGGCCCGCAGCGTGACCGTGACCGAAGATGGGCTGCGGCTGCACGCCCGCTCCGCGCCCGCCCTGCGTCAGCTCGCGGAGGTCGAGCGCGAGCTGGACGACCGGGCCGAGACGCCGACCGGCGTGCTGCGGCTCACCACGCCCCAGGACCTCGGCCACTCCACCGGCTTCGCGCGCCTGCTCACCGACTTCCGGGAGCGCTTCCCGGAGGTGATCGTGGAGGTCGAGCTGACCAACCGGGTGCTCGATCTCGCGGCCGAGGGGTTCGACCTCGCGCTCCGGCCGAACGCGCCGAGCGTGGGAGGCGGCGGCCTGGTGGGCCGGCGGATCGCGACGCACGGCGCGGGCCTCTACGCGAGCCCGGCGTACCTCGCGCGCCGCGGGCGCCCCGAGCTGCCGGGCTCCCTCGCCGGCCACGATCTCGTGCACCACCGGGTGCTGCCGCGCGACCGCGTGGTGCTGCGAAGGGACGACGACACCGAGGTCGAGCTGGCCGCGAAGAGCGTGATGATCTGCAACGACTTCTGGCTCGTCGCGGCGGCCGCGGTGCAAGGCGGAGGCGTGGCCGTGATCCCCGAGATGATGGCCGAGCCCCACGTGGAGCGCGGTGAGCTCGAGCGCCTCTTCCCCGCCCTGTCGGCGATGCGTGGCTCACTCTGGGTGGTGTGGCCCGAGGGTCGCCACCTCGCCCCTCGCGTGCGCGCGTTCGTCGACCACATCGTCGACCGATCCGGGCGCCCGGAGCTCTGGCGGTAA